One window of Zalophus californianus isolate mZalCal1 chromosome 3, mZalCal1.pri.v2, whole genome shotgun sequence genomic DNA carries:
- the SLC23A3 gene encoding solute carrier family 23 member 3 has product MSRSSPHPIQLQSMGPQDALLPLSPPPPPTPAIQNPSSNPWASQCGPPPWGLSCLLALQHILVLASLLCASHLLLLQSLPPGELSYSPAQLLASSLFSCGVSTTLQIWIGSRLPLVQAPSLEFLVPALVLTSQKLPLAIQTPGNSSLVLRLCGGPGCHGPGLWNTSLREVSGAVVVSGLLQGTLGLLGGPGYLFSHCGPLVLAPSLVVAGFSAHREVALFCSTHWGLALLLILLMVVCSQHLGSCQLRPCPWRPASNSFPHIPVPVFRLLSVLMPVACVWIISALLGLRIISPELSTSPDVPWVWLPHPAEWDWPLLTPRALAAGISMALAASTSSLGCYALCGRLLQLPSPPPHACSRGLSLEGLGSVLAGLLGSPMGTASSFPNVGTVSLIQAGSRRVVHLVGLLCIGLGLSPRLAQLLTAIPLPVFGGVLGVTQAVVLSTGFSSFHLADIDSGRNVFIVGFSIFMALLLPRWLREAPVLLTTGWSPLDVLLRSLLTEPIFLAGLLGFLLENTIPGTRLERGLGQGLPSPFAAQEGRLPQKFREKAAKEYELPFPIHNLRPYIPQPLRCLCPLPEDPGNEEGGPSEPGETADLLPGFGEQCPESRRELGSQ; this is encoded by the exons ATGAGCCGATCATCCCCCCATCCCATCCAACTCCAATCCATGGGCCCCCAGGATGCCTTGCTTCCCCTgtcgccgccaccaccaccaacGCCTGCTATCCAAAATCCCTCCTCTAACCCTTGGGCCTCTCAGTGTGGGCCTCCTCCCTGGGGCCTCAGCTGTCTTCTGGCTCTGCAG CATATCTTGGTCCTGGCTTCTCTGCTCTGTGCCTCCCATCTGCTCCTGCTTCAAAGTCTCCCCCCAGGAGAACTTTCGTACTCCCCTGCGCAGCTCTTGGCCTCCAGCCTCTTTTCATGTGGTGTGTCTACCACCCTGCAAATTTGGATAGGCAGCAG GCTCCCTCTTGTCCAGGCTCCATCCTTAGAGTTCCTTGTCCCTGCTCTGGTGCTGACCAGCCAGAAGCTACCTCTGGCCATCCAGACACCTGGAAACT cctcccttgtgcTGCGCCTATGTGGGGGGCCTGGCTGCCATGGCCCGGGGCTCTGGAACACTTCTCTCAGAGAG gtgTCCGGGGCTGTGGTGGTATCCGGGCTGCTGCAGGGCACCCTGGGGCTGTTGGGGGGTCCTGGCTACTTGTTCTCCCACTGTGGGCCCCTGGTGCTGGCCCCCAGCCTGGTGGTGGCAGGGTTCTCTGCCCACAGGGAGGTGGCCCTCTTCTGCTCTACTCACTGGGGCCTGGCCTTGCT GCTTATCTTGCTCATGGTGGTCTGTTCTCAGCACCTGGGCTCCTGCCAGTTACGTCCCTGCCCCTGGAGGCCAGCTTCAAACTCTTTTCCTCACATTCCCGTTCCTGTCTTCCGGCTCCTCTCG GTGCTGATGCCAGTGGCCTGTGTGTGGATCATCTCTGCCCTTCTGGGTCTGCGCATCATCTCCCCAGAGCTGTCTACCTCCCCTGACGTGCCGTGGGTCTGGCTACCTCACCCAG ctgaGTGGGACTGGCCCTTGCTGACACCCAGGGCTCTGGCTGCTGGCATCTCCATGGCTTTGGCAGCCTCCACCAGCTCCCTGGGCTGCTATGCCCTGTGCGGCCGGCTGCTGCAATTGCCGTCCCCACCTCCACACGCCTGCAGTCGAGGGCTGAGCCTGGAGGGCCTGGGCAGCGTGCTGGCCGGGCTGTTGGGGAGCCCTATGGGCACTGCATCTAGCTTCCCCAATGTGGGCACAGTGAGTCTTATCCAG GCTGGCTCTCGGAGAGTGGTGCACCTGGTGGGGCTGCTCTGCATAGGGCTTGGGCTCTCCCCAAGGCTGGCCCAGCTCCTCACCGCCATCCCGCTGCCTGTGTTTG GTGGGGTGCTTGGGGTGACCCAGGCCGTGGTTCTGTCTACTGGATTCTCCAGCTTCCACCTGGCTGACATTGACTCTGGGCGGAATGTCTTCATTGTTGGCTTCTCCATCTTCATGGCTCTGCTGTTGCCAAGATGGCTTCGGGAAGCCCCAGTCCTGCTGACcacag GTTGGAGCCCCTTAGATGTGTTACTGCGCTCGCTGCTCACAGAGCCCATCTTCCTGGCAGGACTCTTGGGCTTCCTCTTAGAGAACACCATTCCTG GCACAAGGCTTGAGCGAGGCCTAGGTCAAGGGCTGCCATCTCCTTTCGCTGCCCAAGAGGGTCGGCTGCCTCAGAAGTTCAGGGAGAAGGCTGCCAAAGAGTATGAACTTCCTTTCCCCATCCATAACTTGCGTCCCTACATCCCTCAGCCCCTCCGTTGCCTCTGCCCACTGCCTGAAGACCCTGGGAATGAGGAAGGAGGGCCCTCTGAGCCAGGAGAGACAGCCGACTTGTTGCCTGGCTTTGGGGAGCAGTGTCCTGAGTCTAGAAGAGAACTTGGGTCCCAGTGA